The nucleotide sequence ATTGTTGTTTATGTCATAATTCTTAGGAATCTCttgctcattttttttttcggctATCAGATATCTAGGCAGCTTTGGAGGTGATTAGCATGTCAACTTGGTACTTCTTTGCCTATTTCATATTCTTTGGCTTTTTAGGGATGTATACGTGCGTAAGCCCTTTTCCCAACAGTTGCAAAAAAATTTACGGATCTTTCTACTATTTTGGCTATTTAAAAAGCTTGAAATAAGTTTATTCTAGCCAAAAAAACCTACAACATTTAAGGCCGAGTCCACACCAAATATATTTTTGGAAAATAAGCAAATTACACTAGAAAGAGAGATCCAACGAGCTTAGGCTTCAATGTTCTAGAGCTTATACCACTTTTTGTTATGCATATACTTCATGGTGGTTGTTCAGACTCTACAACGTACTACGACTTTTCATATGTTGGGTGCACAATTTGCCTTCCCTTGCTCTTTGTTTTCCACAGTAGAACACCATGCCTGTTGTAAGGATGAAAAAATCTCAATTATTCAAAAAgttaagaaattatttttaggGCTATAAAGAATTGTGTTACTTCCtctattgtcaattgatttttcGATTGAAATATCAAGTTTCTTCATGATTTGCTCACATGCATATAAAGCCTAACAACAAAACGCGTTTTACGTCACCCAATTACGTTGTCTATCTCTTAAgtttaaaattatattataggatttttcaaaaaaatattgtattacAAGAAAATACGATAATTAAGAAATATTTTCCATTTAATTTTACTATTTCATATTGTTGTTTTTTGGTATTATATGTTGGAGTTTGTATGCACATTGTCACATATCGTTAGTGTACATATTATCAAGATACTTGATATTATATTCTTCATAATAATAGTAATTTGGTGtgaataatatgttataaatgtcTGTTGGTAAAAGATCGAACATGTATTTGGATaagccaaattcaaaatttcatgcTTATCTCttcattttgaatattttacTTATGCGGGCAGTTTCTTAACTTCCCAATACCTATTGGGAAAGGATACTTAGTATCTTATATAATACCAAAGAGGTTAGACATGAAAATAATAATAGGGTAAAAAACgttttactaccctcatgttttgtggttttcaacatttagtatatcaagtttttttcgtctcagattcatacctaaagtgtaaattttgggacagtctcatacatcagttagtcaaactattaaatctgccgttaattgtgacgtggcgcccatgtggacaatgactgtgcgccacgtgtcatccacgttttttttttctttctttcttcttcttcttgtgacgtggcgcccatgtggacaatgactgtgcgccacgtgtcatccacgttttttttctttcttcttcttcttcttcttcttcttcttcttcttcttcttcttcttcttcttcttcctccgaatctggggaaggttttttttttttttgacgtgccttcttccttcttcttcttcttcttcttcttcttccttccttccttcttcttccttccccttctccttcttcttcttcttcctccgaatctggggaattttttttttgacgtggtgcccatgtggacaatgactgggcgccacgtgtcatccaatttttttttctttttccttcttcttcctctttctccttcttccttcttcttcttcctcctccaactgcaactttttttttcttcctccttcttctacttcttccttttccttccccttcttctccttcttccttcttccttcttcttcttcttcttcttcttcttcttcttcttcttcatcttcctcaataagaaaaaaaaagaccttcatcttccctagtttcggaggaggaagaagaagaagaagaagaagaagaaaaagaagaagaagaaaaagaagaagaaggaagaaggggaaggaagaaggagaagaaggaggaagaaaaaaaaaagttgtagtcgaaggaagaagaaagaagaaaaaagaaaaaaaaaactgaatctgggcagattcggaggaagaagaaaaagaaggagaaggagaaggaagaagaatgaagaaggggaagaaggggaatgaaggaggaagaaaaaaaaagttgcaggaagaagaagaagaagaagaagaaggaagaagaaagaagaaagaaagaaagaaaaaaaacatggatgacacgtggcgcccaatcattgtccacatgagcaccacgtcacaattaacgacagatttaacagtttgactaacggatgtatgagactgtcccaaaatttacactttaggtatgaatttgagacgaaaaaaacttgatgtacgaaaaccacgaaacatgagggtagtaaacaatcttttacccatagtaataataaaatacatctACTACATATAATATACATATCATTTGGAAGAGAAAGCATTCAAAAGTTTGCTAGAATTCAAAGCTCCGGTGCTCGAACTTTGAATTACAGATAGTTGGATCATGGGGGACAGATGCCTGTTGAACTACAAGCACGGAGTAGGGGCGCAATTCAATCTTTAGGACATTTCAAAATCTGTAGGCCTCTATCTTTTCGATGAAGTCAGTTTTCctactttcttgtttctttaAGTTTACAATATTTCAGTTACAAATTGGTTGTAATACAATATTGGATTATAGTTATTTCAGTTGTTTATTATAATTTGTTATCAATAAAgttgtttttttattgtttgttctAACAATCTAAAGGCAGAAATTGTGATGGATCAAACATTAGTGAATGCAACAGGCGTTAAGAATCATCCCCCTAAGAAACTAGAGAAATTCAAAGGTATGGACTTCAAAAGATGTTGTTCTTCATGACCACTTTGAACCTAGCCCATGTTGTGAAGGAGGAGGCTCATGTGGCAATTAAACTGTCAGCGAATAAGGACATGTTGTCTGTAATATATGCTTGGACTCACTTTGAGTTTCTTTGCAAAAACTACATTTCGAATGGGCTGGACGATTGTCTGTATGATGTATATTCATCATGCAAGATTGCCAAGGACTTTTGGGATTCACTGACCAAGAAATATATCACTGAAGATGCTGGATCAAAGAAGTTTCTCATTGGTAAATTTCTGAAATTCAACATAGTGGATTCCAAACCTGTCATAGGCCAAGTTGAAGAACTCCAACGCTTAATCCATGATTTACATGCTGAAGGATGCTTGATTAATGAACTCTTCCAAGTTGGGGCAATCATTGAAAAACTACCTTCATCTTGGAATGACTTTAAAATCTATATGAAGCATAAGCGCAGGGAGATGTCTCTGGAATATTTAATTCTCACGCTAAGGGTCGAAGAAGATCACAGGAAAGGCGACAAAGTTGATGCATATTCCATGGAAGCCAAGGCCAACTTCATTGAGGTAAGCAATCCAAGGCCAAAGCATTTCCAGAAAAAACAGGGGGAAGAAtgctaaaaagaaaaacaactcTTCTATCCATGCACCAAAAACAAaagacttcaaaaaaaaatcaaacgagCATGCTGGGTGTGCGGAAAACCAAGGCATATGGCACAAGATTGTCGCTACCAAAAGGATATGAAATCTACCAATTCAAACACCAACAATGGCAGGACCAATGAAGTCAATGTGACTGAAGGACATATGTTGGTTGGTATTGTTTCAGAAACCAACATGGTGTCTGATACAAGTGAACGATGGTTTGACACCGGAGCAACGAGGCATATTTATGAGGACAAAAACTTGTTCTCTACCTATGAACCAAATTCAAGTGGTGAAAAACTTTATATGGGGAATGCCTTCGCTACAAAAGTTGTTGGAAAAGGAAGAGTTGTACTAAAGTTCGCTTCTGGGAAGGAACTTACCATGCTAAATGTTCTCCATGTTCCTGAAATTAGGAAAAACTTAGTTTCAGGGCCTTTGTTAAGCAATAAGGGCTTCAAGTTAGTGTTCGAATCCGACAAATTCATGCTTAGCAAGGGAAGAATGTTTGTTGGCAAGGGTTATTTTGCTGAGGGATTATTCAAACTCAATGTAATTGTTGATGTTTctattaataatataaataaggCTTCCATTTATACTATTGTGTCTATTGAACTTTTGCATGCTAGATTAGGCCATATTAATTATCCATCAATGCATAGAATGGCTAATTTAGGATTAATGCCAAAACATGCTATAGATTTcaataaaaatatgaaatatgtgTTGAATCAAAGTTTGCTAGACAAACTTTTAAATCAGCTTTTAATATGTCCAGTGAGTTGCTTGATTTAATACATAGTGATTTATGTGATTTTAAATCAACACCAACTAGAGGAGGAAAGaatcattatatttctttccttGATGACAACAGTAAGTATTGCTATGTTTATCTAGTTCATAGCAAGGATGAAGCCTTGAATATGTTCAAGACATATAAAACCAAAGTTGAAAATCAACTTAACAAGAAAATCAAAGTTCTACGATCAGATAGAGAAGGCGAGTATGAATCTTCTGCCTTTGCAAACTTTGGTAATGAACATGGTATTGTACATCAAACAACGGCACCATATACGCCTTAACAAAATGGTGTAgcggaaagaaaaaatagaactttAAAAGAtatgatcaattccatgcttAATAGTTATGGGCTTCCACATAATATGTGGGGTGAAGCTTTACTTACTGCAAACAAAATCTTAAATCAAATTCCACATAAGAAGACAAATCAATCTCCTTATGAATTGTGGAAGGGAAGGATACCCacttataaaatatttaaagtgtggggttattaaatcaaattCCACATAAGAAGACAAACTAAGCTTGGACCAAAAACTGTTGATTGTGCATTCATTGGCTATGCTAATAACAGTGCATTGTTCAGATTTTTAGTTGTAAAATATGAGATTGTGGATATACATGTGAACACAATTTTGGAATCTATTGATGCAGAGTTCTTTGAGAAGATTTTTCCATATAAAGAGAATAAATTAAGTTCTAGTAAAAAGAGATCACATGAACAAATTTATGATGATACTCCACCAACATCTGATGTCCAAGTTATAGACTTGGAATCAAGAAGAAGCACTAGAATGAAAATCCCTAAAAACTTTGGACCTAACTTTATTGCTTTTTTGTCAGAGGCCGAACCGCAAAATTTTAAGGAAGCGATATCCTCTGTTGAGGCTCATTTTTGGAAGGAGGCTTACGTAGTGAAATGGAGTCAATAATGCAAAATAACACATGAAAATTGGTTGATTTACCACTCGGTAATAAATCGATAGGTTACAAGTGGAtattcaaaaagaaattaaaaccaGACAGCTCTGTAGATAAATATAAAGCCCGTCTTGTAGCCAAAGGTTATCGACAAAGAGAAGGGCTGGATTATTTTGATACATACTCGCCTGTATCAAGAATTACATCGATTAAGATGCTAATTTCTATCACAACCATATATAATTTGGAAATGTACCAAATGGATGTTAAGACGGCTTTCTTAAATGGAGAACTTGAAGAAGAAATATACATGGAACAACCATAAGGATTCCTAGTGAAAAGACAAGAGAATAAAGTTTGTAAACTTGCTAAGTCCCTATATGGACTAAAACAAGCACAAAAAATGTGGCATGAAAAATTTGATCATACAATAATTACACACGgatttaaaataaatgaaagtgATAAGTGTGTGTATGTAAAGAGCAATAAAAATTCGTGTGTCATTGTATGCTTGTACGTAGATGACATGCTCATTTTGGGAACTGATAATGACGTTATTAATTCCATAAAGAAGatgttgaattttaattttgacaTGAAAGACTTGGGTCTTGCAGATGTCATGTTAGGAATTCAAATTAAAAGAATTGATGAAGGTTATATACTGACACAATCTCACTATGTGGAATCAATACTTAAAAATTTTGGTCATTATAATTACAATGTTGCTGTAACTCCATTTGATCCCAGCTGCAAATTGAAAAAGCATGTTGGAGATCCAGTCTCTCAATTGGAATATACACGAGTTATTGGAAGTTTAATGTACTTAATGAACTCTACAAGACCTGATTTGGCATATTTCATAAGTAGACTTAGTAGATATACAAGTAATTCAGGGAAAGATCATTGGAAAGCTTTGGTTAGAGTACTACGCTATTTAAAAGGCACAGTGAACTTTGGATTGCATTATTCAAAATATCCATCGGTACTTAAAGGATGTGATGCAAACTGGATTTCAGATAGCTTGGAAACTAAATTCACAAGTGGATATGTTTTCACATTTGGAGGAGCAGCAGTGGCATGGAAATCTTCTAAGAAAACATGTATAGCATGTTCGACCATGGAATCAGAGTTCATAGCTTTAGAAATAAGTGCAAATGAAGCAGAGTGGCTTCGAAATTTTATGGAAGATATTCCATTGGTGCCAAAGCCTGTAACAGCGATTTGTATACATTTTGATTACATGGCGGCAATTGCAAGAGCAAAAAATAAGATGTACAATGGGACGTCGCGACATATAAGACGTAGACATAATACAATTAGACAATTGCTCAAAAATGGAATTATATCCATTGATTACGTGAAGTCAAAGGAAAATATAGCAGATCCTTTGACAAAAAGCCTACCGTGTGAGCAAATTAAATTTTCATCAAGGGAAATGGGTCTAAAACCAATATAATGAGTTGAACCAGACGGAAACCTAACTTAACTGATTAGAGATCTcatggtctaggttcaataggcaaactggttgggTAAGACCCAATAGTTGAACACACAATTGACCATTCCTAAGATGAATGTGTGTTGTCTGCAGTAGGTTTAGGTTATATATCTTACATTTAATGACACCGATATCTTTATATATCTTAATTGGTGGTCACCTATATGAGAGTAAAGGTGGGGTCGCATTTATGAGAACTTtatggctaaattctctaaagctctaATGAAACCAAGATGTTGTTGAGGACCAAAACGAACACAAATGTATGAACCTAAGTATGTAGAAGTGAAATATGTGTGATTCTTATTATATCGGTTTATCACAAAAAGATGAACAATTAAAGATCGACTATATCTATTACGTCATCAGGTAAACCCGATAAGTACTCACTAAGaaaggttcaagtccaaaagacacctctTTCGATGcatgttttgtttcgtttttctCTTCCAAGGTTGCATGCATTTCATTTGTGACAATTTCCATacaaatgtggggtattgttggagTTTGTATGCAAATTGTCACATATCGTTAGTGTACATATGATCAAGATACTTGATATTATATTCTTCATATTAATAGTAATTTGGTGtgaataatatattatatagGTCTGTTGGTAAAAGACCAAACATGTATTTGAACAagccaaattcaaattttcatacTTATCTCTTCAATTTGAATTTGACTTACGTGGGCAGTTTCTTAACTTCTAAATACCTGTTGGGAAAGGATACTTAGTATCCTATATACTACCAAAAAGGTCAgacacaaaaataataataataatatacatCTATTGCATATAATATACATTATCATTGCAAGAGAAAGCATTCAAAAGTTCGCTAGAATTCAAAGCTCCGGTGCTGGAACTTTGAATTACAGATAGTTGGAACATGGGGAATGGACGCCCGTTGAACTGTAAGCACATAGTATGGGCGCAATTCTATATTTAGAACACTACAAAATCTGCAAGCCTCTATCTTTTCTATTAGGTCAGTTTTCctactttcttgtttcttttattttacaatatttcaattatgaattggttgtaatataatattagattaTAGTTATTTCAGTTGTTTATTATAATTTGTTATCAATAAATTTGTATTTTGATTGTTTGTTCCAACGTTATATTGTTCACATGCCACATATCTTTTCGAAAAGAGAAAATTCTATCACTTCCCTGTTGATCCCATATGCAAAAGACTGATGAGGATGAGGAACTGACCAAACACCGTTTCCATTCGATGTCTGTGGTTCCATGTTGTCCCTGCTCCATCCCAGTATGTCTCTTTTCAGACTAATCAAAGTAGTAAGTTccaacaaaaaatataatatagaaAGCAATAATTTGATTGGTCAAGAACATAATTTCAATATATTGGTTGGTTGGCGGTCACATATTTCGAATATATTAGTTGGTTGGTAGTCCTACAGATTTCACAATACTATTCCTGAAGAGCAACTGGAATTTTAACTTTTGGACCAGTTCACTGCAGTCGACCACTATCAATCTAAAAGATTTAGAACATAATTTCATGTAATGGGTTAAAAATAAGCTCATAAACAAAAAGAGATTCCCCACTTTGGTTGGACCCCATTAAAGATTACTTTTGGTGGACTTTGAAATCCTAAAtgctaacaaataattacaaTTTATTGACCCAAAAAAACATATTGTGCGTACTGTTGTTTCTTTGAACTTCTATTTGAAGTTGTACCCACTCATGCTAAAAAGAACTTCGGACTTGGAGTAATTTAGATCATGTCAGCATACATATACGACTTTAGAGCTTAGAGCTATGTTGATAATTATTTCAtgtttagtttttagttttaattttctttgattAGAGGTAAATAAGACATGAGGtaaatgaaaaatgaagaagGATGTAAGAAGCATAGTCGAGAGAATCTTGTATACGACTACTGCATGCATGCTGCTTCTCTCTCAAGCCGGTGGGACCATGGGTGGGAAAGTGGGAAGAGGGATATAGAAGAGGACTCTCTTTTCGTGTCGGTAGTTGTACAATCACATAGTTCAATGAGCGAACTTTAGAATTTGTGAGCATGGTGGGAGAGAAATGTGGAAGATATGTATAAGAAACGATACGCACAAGACTAAAACTAGGTATAAAAAAACTACAACAATTTTAGATTTGTTTcactttcaaatttttgtttcatACATTCTCTATCATTTCTCCTCATCCCTCCCAGTCCCACCACCGTCATCCACATTTCTTCACTCCTCTTTTCTCTCACATACTTTGAATCTTGAGCACAGAAAGTGAAAAATTAAGACAAAAAGGCTATCAAATGAACCATTAATAAATTGAATTGTAATTATGATTCTCCCCATTTTGCCATCAGAGACATAAAACATACTCCAAGAAGAAGCGTGAACCTAGCTCCAAGTTGGAGCTTGGGATTGCTTAGCATTTTGGTATTGTTTATGAAATCAGCAGCAACAAGATCAACAAGCGCTATGTAAATAAGAATCCCAGCAGATGCTGATAAGAGAAGCCCTTGAACAATTAGTGCAGTTGAGCTGCTCTCATTGTAGGTGTTTGATATTGCTATGTCAACAGCTATCCCAGTTGGTGTGGTGAGGGAAAAAAATACTACCATTATTGCCATGGTTTATGATTGAATTTTGCCTGCCCAAATCATAAATATTCTaagggttctttagatatagacccttgcaactcttatttcCTAGACAAAAAACCCACATAGTtataaacatccaaataaaacccaaatttaaaaatgattgccaagtatataagtaattgccctattattacaaaatatttacaatttgtaccacaatattcaaaataaaatcaataaatgtTATTACTCATATATTATTACCCctgacacacacatatatatgttcaaatgtATATATTACTACCAtaagctcaatatatatatatatatgtgtgtgtgtgtatatatacatatatagtttacctatatatatatatacacacacacatacatacatacacacatactatatatatacacacacatacatacatacacacatactatatatatatagagtacTACTATACGttcacatatttatatatatatatatatatatacccacacactgtcacagcccgtcccggaattttaattccgaggacgtgaaaagaCCAAAATGCCCTTAAGCGGGACTAagggacgaaaatttaacaattgGATTTACATTAGTATGTTTAAAGTTGTGTTTGGGATTTAAGTAGGGCCTCCTACCCTGATtccctccccatttcccgtatgtactctctctctcttcctcagacctcactttctctctccctctccttcgaactcacacggaccaccacaaaaccaccctaaatctataccaacgtcaagtttgagaccaccattggaatcctgaggacttcacgatcacgttggtatccatttcaggtaagttttgcttCGGAAAACCCCTAGTTTCCAAGTTCCCGTGAAGAgcactgttcatgatcttcgaattggctttgttttaggtgaaaccaagctcacagtgagcttaaggaagtcccaaggaagctcggagtgcttcgttggaagtttttggacgtaagaacacggagatcgacaagtttaaagtttggccggagctttcgaggctctTTCCGGCGAATCCCCTGCGAGTTAGGAGttgaggtaggtatcaatctcttcgtctcgtcaagtactacaactttcctttttgtttcactcaatttcgttgagtattgaagaagttatactcatttgaaaaatacccagtttccggcgacctccgaggctttcgaggcagtttccggccaaaccacggcgaactaggtgttgtacaaggtaccattctctttgtctcttcaagggctacaactttcgtttttgaatcacttgatttcgttgagaaatgacaaagttatggcaatttgaaaaactgcccagaaaacggccgccggaaaaaccagtccggcgacccaaggaagaagatgatgcgcgtgggggcgcgtgggccGTGCTttccttggcgcgtgggggcgcgtgctacagtaaaaaaattaatctaaaaatatgtcgacgtccgtgacgtcgagtagatcaccgtggtatattcatatacccaatttgagcaatatatgaggagTTATTAGCTAAGAATTAGGTTATGCGTTAAATAACGTTAATTCGGTTATTTCTCGTATAGGCGAGGCTTGTACGGACGTTGGGCATGACTAAGGGAGGCTCAGGAACCTACGACACGTCGATGTATTCTGTGAGTGGGccgttttgttttccgtatatatatatacttgacgtttcccagaaattgaattgaaatgaaaatatgtttaaaatgaaatgcatatgagttatgtggaaaaacgggaagtgaaataccatgcatagaattgatatgaaaagtatatagaaatgtgagttgaaatgccatgcatgaattaatatatgatgcatatgtatgaattggtgcggtggacgcacaggtaagaattgatttatgatgcatatatatgaattggtgcggtggacgcacatgtaagaattgatttatgatgcatatgtatgaaatggtgcggtggacgcacaggtgagtatttatttctgttatgatgatgttgatgtatattgagctcaaatcctgcaccatagtttagtgcttatagtattcaccgcatcgcacgctcgtcttggatccaagtagatgctagtcgtacagtccacgcggagtgggtacgacaggccagtcgcgagagtgttagtgagattccgactggtgggtgaccttagattatgtgcacagatgattgatgagaaagcactagagcgtaacttgtgtgcagaaggccgaacaggtcacgcggagtgactccggcagagtgtgagagtgatagattttgagctctaggttcaaccgggctaatagagggcctccggttgattactttattgcacctgatatgatttatgttgatgcattcataccttattactgttgagatgatgtggcatggcataattaatatgagaaatgttgagatgatgtggcatggcataattatgATGAAAATGTTGAGTTAATGACTTGAAgtcttgagaatatatatgtatatttatattttacatttctgggaaagtatacaggttttacggagaggggttacaacgttttgagaaatgtttggatttggaaaagaattgttttactgacccactcaattttggttttgcgcccctccaggttcaggaatcacaaaggtgtggtgactacgaggaatttgacggtgttctgacagattggacaaaattaggactcaccttcgggtgtatcaacttataaattgtatcttaaagcttccgtactgtgtaaatggttacgtcactctcacgtgacggccagcatgccctccttcaggacggggtgtgtcagttggtatcagagcatggttgcaattttggacatcttgagaagttctagtgaattctgtcagaactacaccgcctcgtagTAAGCCACTTAGTTGGaggaatttagtctccctaatatAGCGGTTTAGGGAAAACTATTATTATGGTGATTCAATCTATTATAAAAAGGGACATTTTAAGACGGGTTATGAGtcgaatttgaatcaccttatgaaatgatgaacctgagggagcgaagtaacggtttaaccaattggaaaagatgtttcGGATTAtgcaaattaaaggaaatttccttctgacaaggggtcgagacgactacctggttttgggtatgaatttgtatcctggtggaaacaggaTTGTTAATTGTTGTCACCGGAGGAAACAGCTGATTGAGAATTATTTAAGGACttgtttaaggaaaagtttatccctccggcATTTATCGATGGTAGTAAGCAAGAGTTTGCAAATGTGAATCAAGGAAGTTGACGATAAATgaatattatagaaagttttcagacttgcctcgttccatccagatatttgagacaaggtgtctcgagtaaaggaaatgtaccttgtgcagcaggtacaaaattaacactttgggaagtgtgaaattactgaatgtgtttatgtgaacagagggGACGCAGAATTGTGAATtgtccctagaatcagttgtactcAACAATTTTCCATGATATCATAGTGTCGATTCAGCAGAGCTATGGACTTAGTAGttggtcggattgaccgtgagtacagagagatttgatgagttatatgttcagccgtacagaccatgagaaaTGGGTTCGACTGACAcatgagaaattggtgagttataggttcggccgtaccgaccacgcggagtggatccgaccgacgtattattgagataagagttgaatcaGCCGTATTGAtcattctagttgacttcggctgatatatttcttattatgtatgttatatctttgagagtggttgcctacttatcgagacaacgatgatttatcagtattgcgggctgcagaccgtaatattaataactcattcgtggattcgttaagcaagcaaaccggtagattattttatgttagtattgtacttatTCAGAATGCTTAGTAGTAATAGAGTATATATTGTGTCAGTTAATTCTGTTCCATTagattggttggttataattgtgacaagacggaatgttacggga is from Malus sylvestris chromosome 5, drMalSylv7.2, whole genome shotgun sequence and encodes:
- the LOC126622849 gene encoding uncharacterized protein LOC126622849 produces the protein MLFFMTTLNLAHVVKEEAHVAIKLSANKDMLSVIYAWTHFEFLCKNYISNGLDDCLYDVYSSCKIAKDFWDSLTKKYITEDAGSKKFLIGKFLKFNIVDSKPVIGQVEELQRLIHDLHAEGCLINELFQVGAIIEKLPSSWNDFKIYMKHKRREMSLEYLILTLRVEEDHRKGDKVDAYSMEAKANFIEVSNPRPKHFQKKQGEEC